One Rubritalea squalenifaciens DSM 18772 genomic region harbors:
- a CDS encoding entericidin A/B family lipoprotein, with the protein MKNCTKMILAVVGLAALALSSCNTFRGMGQDIRAGGDAISDAASR; encoded by the coding sequence ATGAAAAACTGTACTAAAATGATTCTCGCAGTTGTCGGCCTCGCAGCATTGGCGCTGAGCTCTTGCAATACTTTCCGTGGTATGGGGCAAGACATTCGTGCCGGAGGTGACGCGATTTCCGATGCGGCTTCTCGCTAA
- a CDS encoding plasmid pRiA4b ORF-3 family protein, with the protein MSEHYELKVILYGIEPLIWREISVPAETTFGKLHKLLQAAMGWEDKHSHEFRHGKGRNLTSVVADGSDVAVIKGEDFKDENDLTLKQLIGRKHFPFRMLYRYDFSDDWIHELNFQRKSEGSGKCVLIDGERNCPPEDCGGSHGYQNCADGVLEWMDDDYDPSSFDKKAAEKRISKLK; encoded by the coding sequence ATGTCTGAACACTACGAACTGAAAGTTATTCTCTACGGAATCGAGCCGCTCATCTGGCGTGAGATCTCCGTCCCTGCTGAGACGACCTTTGGGAAGCTTCACAAGCTGTTACAAGCTGCGATGGGGTGGGAAGACAAGCACTCTCACGAGTTTCGTCACGGCAAGGGCAGGAATCTGACCAGTGTGGTAGCTGATGGGAGTGATGTGGCGGTGATCAAGGGTGAGGATTTCAAGGATGAGAATGATCTTACCTTGAAGCAGTTGATCGGGAGGAAGCATTTCCCATTCCGCATGCTATACCGTTACGACTTCAGCGATGATTGGATTCATGAGCTGAATTTTCAACGTAAGAGTGAAGGATCAGGTAAGTGTGTTCTCATTGATGGAGAGAGGAATTGTCCACCTGAGGACTGCGGTGGATCTCACGGGTACCAGAATTGTGCGGATGGGGTTCTTGAGTGGATGGATGATGACTATGATCCGTCTAGCTTCGATAAGAAGGCTGCGGAAAAGCGCATCTCCAAGCTCAAATAA
- a CDS encoding A/G-specific adenine glycosylase: MPLQQPASFQKSLIQWFSKEGEDYPWRQTTDPWHILISEVMLQQTQVATVLNKGFFVHFISQFPTPADLARADEQTILSAWEGLGYYRRVRNLQKAAKAICDYHEGIFPKQYEQIRALPGIGRYTAGAVASFAYNQSQPIVDANVARVFSRVFDYQERVDTTAGQKQLWSWAEQLVPAKNARAYNSALMELGQQVCTNKAPKCETCILNKFCSTKDPTSLPKKGSAKKTVLVDEHCILAIQDGKILLHQEKASARRSGMWKLPERAHHQLEACPLLSKSTYGITHHRVTLRIYDTRNISIPNSENPEQEKWHQLEELPNLPMPSPFRKVLDTLLADLF; encoded by the coding sequence ATGCCGCTGCAACAACCAGCATCATTCCAAAAATCACTCATCCAGTGGTTCAGCAAGGAAGGCGAGGATTACCCATGGAGGCAAACTACGGATCCATGGCATATCCTCATTTCCGAGGTTATGCTTCAACAGACACAAGTAGCCACAGTACTCAACAAAGGCTTTTTCGTACACTTCATCTCACAGTTCCCCACTCCGGCAGATCTGGCGCGCGCCGATGAACAGACCATCCTCTCAGCCTGGGAAGGCCTAGGCTATTACAGACGTGTAAGAAATCTCCAAAAAGCAGCTAAAGCCATCTGCGATTATCACGAAGGAATTTTTCCCAAGCAGTATGAGCAAATAAGAGCCCTTCCAGGAATCGGCCGCTACACAGCAGGCGCTGTAGCCTCATTCGCCTATAACCAGTCTCAACCCATCGTCGACGCCAATGTCGCCCGAGTCTTTTCTCGAGTCTTCGATTACCAAGAGCGAGTCGACACCACAGCGGGGCAGAAGCAACTCTGGTCATGGGCTGAGCAACTCGTGCCCGCGAAGAACGCACGGGCATACAACTCTGCCCTGATGGAACTTGGGCAGCAGGTCTGTACCAACAAGGCTCCTAAATGCGAGACTTGCATCCTTAATAAATTCTGCAGCACAAAAGACCCTACAAGCCTCCCCAAAAAAGGCTCGGCCAAAAAGACTGTGCTTGTTGATGAGCACTGCATACTCGCCATCCAAGACGGAAAAATCCTACTACACCAAGAGAAGGCAAGCGCCCGAAGGTCTGGCATGTGGAAACTCCCCGAACGCGCTCACCACCAACTGGAAGCCTGCCCCCTACTCTCTAAATCCACGTATGGGATCACCCACCACCGCGTGACCCTGCGTATCTATGATACCAGAAATATAAGCATTCCGAATTCCGAAAATCCAGAGCAAGAGAAATGGCACCAGCTGGAAGAGCTCCCTAACCTCCCCATGCCCTCTCCTTTCAGAAAGGTTCTGGACACGCTGTTAGCCGACTTATTTTAA
- a CDS encoding D-hexose-6-phosphate mutarotase, translating into MATVPSDSFSIPQELWFEELSPGYPVIKIDNRHAKATIALLGATLIEYTPTGSQPIIFTSSKAIFQEGKAIRGGIPVCWPWFGPHPSDNSKPNHGFARDRFWELKSTTKHEDYTEVTLEFDTRQVANELWPQHTTAEITFRIGQALDVQLTSCNRSDSSITIGGALHTYFDIAHISDVSVIGLDGVTFADKVTNKHGTQSGALSFTKETDLVFEKTMATTTIDDRGNSRQIHVAKNGSRSTVVWNPWIEKSAGMGDLGNEDYLSFVCVETANAFDDVYTLEPGAIHTLGTTITVNTSLS; encoded by the coding sequence ATGGCAACGGTTCCAAGCGACTCATTCAGCATACCACAAGAACTTTGGTTTGAAGAACTCAGCCCGGGCTATCCGGTGATCAAAATAGACAACCGTCACGCAAAAGCCACAATCGCCCTACTTGGAGCCACTCTGATTGAGTATACTCCCACTGGCAGCCAACCCATCATTTTCACCAGCTCGAAAGCCATATTCCAAGAAGGCAAGGCCATCCGCGGTGGCATCCCTGTCTGCTGGCCATGGTTTGGCCCACACCCGAGTGACAACTCAAAACCTAATCACGGCTTTGCACGCGACCGTTTCTGGGAACTCAAAAGCACCACCAAACACGAGGACTACACCGAAGTGACTCTGGAGTTTGACACCCGCCAAGTAGCCAACGAATTATGGCCCCAGCATACAACTGCTGAAATCACTTTTAGAATAGGTCAAGCCCTCGATGTCCAGCTCACTAGCTGCAACCGAAGCGATTCCAGCATCACCATCGGCGGTGCTCTTCACACCTACTTCGACATCGCGCACATTTCAGATGTCTCCGTGATTGGCCTTGATGGAGTCACCTTCGCCGACAAAGTGACGAATAAACACGGTACCCAGTCAGGAGCACTCAGCTTCACCAAAGAGACGGACCTCGTCTTTGAAAAGACCATGGCGACAACCACCATTGATGACCGCGGCAACTCACGTCAAATTCACGTCGCCAAAAATGGCAGCCGCTCAACAGTCGTCTGGAACCCATGGATCGAAAAATCCGCCGGCATGGGCGACTTGGGTAATGAGGACTATCTCAGTTTCGTCTGTGTAGAGACCGCGAATGCCTTTGACGATGTTTACACCCTTGAGCCTGGAGCCATTCACACCCTGGGTACAACCATTACCGTAAACACCTCCCTATCCTAA